The window TGGAATGGTTTAAAAAAATTAGGTGTTTTGGAAGGGGATTTTATCGCATTTGGTAATGATGCAAATGATAAAGCGATGTTTGTAAAGGCCAAGGAAAGTGTATGTGTGGGTGTGCATGAAGTACAGAAGTATGCTACTTTACAGGTGCCTAGCGAAGAAGCAGCAGTTATTGCCATGCTACAAGAATTAAGTGAAAAGTATTAAAGTAAAATGCTTATGGGAGGTAAATCTAGCCTCGTTATACATGATTTTTCACTGTGTTTCCATAAATAAAGAATCTGCGAAGAAAAAAAGTTAATCAGTCAAGCCTTGGTAGACGTATATGCGCCTATCGAGGCTTGCTGCTTATTTACGGAGGGTGAGCAAATCAAGCTATTTATCCAGAGTATGGAGGGTTTATTAAATAGCCTCTTCTTTTTGCACCTTGAAGCGAGAAACTTGTGTTTGTAATTCCTCAGCCATTGTGGACAGTGTAGCTGAAGAAGCGGCCACTTCTTCAATTGTTGCTAATTGCTCTTCAGAGGCTGAAGCCACATTTTGCAAGTTCGCGGACGACATTTGTGCGATTGTGGCAATTTCATCGAAAGATGCATATATTTGTTCAGCACTTGATGACATCTCCTCGGAAACAGTTGTCGCTTCTTGAATTTGCATTGATACACGTTCAATGAGTTCGACGATTTTTGAAAAGCCTTCCTCAGCCACCTTTACAACCTTTATACCTATCTGAACCTCTTGAGTTCCTGTATCCATCACCGTTACTGCACGATTTGTATCTTGTTGGATTTCTGAGATTAAACCTGCAATTTGTTCAGCAGACTTTTTAGACTGTTCAGCTAATTTTTTAACCTCGTCAGCCACGACTGCAAACCCACGACCATGATCACCTGCGCGTGCTGCTTCGATTGCTGCGTTCAGTGCTAATAAGTTGGTCTGCTCTGCGATGTCAGTGATAATGCTAATGATATTACCAATCTCTACAGAATGGTTTCCTAGACTTTTGACAACTATTGCTGATTCTAATACGGCATTATTAATGGTATCCATCTGTGTAATGACGCGTTGTAGTGAGTCATTCCCTTTGTTTGCCTCTGTATTTGTCTCAATTGTGAGTTCAGAAACAGCAGCAGTTGTTGCTGCTAATTGCTGGATACCCTTGGTCATTATTTTCATGGCCTCAGAGCTCTCGGTAGCATTTTTCCCCTGCGCTTCAGAGCCACTTGCTACTTCTTGAATCGAAGATGTGATTTGCTCTGTTGCTTGAATCGTTTGGTCAGCACTCGCAGTTAATTCTGCTGCAGAAGCACTAACTTGCACAGTGTTATGACGTACGTTGGTAATTAAGTCCTTTAAATTTTGAGCCATTTGATTAAAGGCAAGGGCTAAATCGCCAACCTCATCACGATTCTTGATGCGAATTTGTTCAGCTGTTAAATCGCCTTCTGCAATTTTTTTTGCGGCTTTTGCCATACCATTGATTGGTCGGGAAATAATGCTACCCATTACCATAGCAATTATCAGACTAATGACAACGGCAAATGCCCCAAGTAAAATCATCTGGAACTTAATAGATTGAATTTCATTTGATGTAGCAGTAATTTTTGATTCTACAAATTCTTTTTGATAATTTGCAAGGTTTTCAACCCGCTCATCGAATTGTTTAATAATGAGGCGACCCTGAGTGCTATCCAATTTTTCATATTGTTCAGTTTGTCCATCATTTTTTAATGAAAACATACGATCTGCAAACTGTTGAACGTTTTCCTCACTTTTAATAATGGCCTCTAATAATTCAATAGATTTTTCGGTCTCGAGTGATGCTATTAAGTCATCGGACTTTTGTTTGAATTCATTGCGGGAGTCTTTATTACTTTGTAGACTTTGCTTATCCCCTAATAGTAGATAGCCTCGCATACTAACGATCTCTTGCTTTGCGATAGCGCTGAGCTCTTGAATACTAATAGATTTAGTCGTCTGTTCTTCAAGTAAATCACGGTACGTACTATTTACTGAATTCAGTTGTTTGAAGTTTAAACCTATCGTGCCAATTAAAACGAAAATGACAATTAAAAAACCGAGTAATAATTTCTTATAGATAGTAAATCGCATGTTTGAAAAATCCTTTCTTAGTAGATTAGTAGAAATGTTACAAAAAAATGAAATATGTATATATACCATTTATATCAGATTATATGAAATTTACAAAGTATTATGAGTATTTTCATGTTGAATATTATAAAAATAAGTGAAGTAAGTTGTAGAAAAATAGAATTTTAGGGGAATTGAATGTGAAACTAAATCAGATGTGGTACGTAGAAACAAATAAGGATGAAACGAGGATGTGGGACGATGTACAGACCGATTTTAAAATTACCAAAGACGAAATATGAAAAGATGTGGGACTATATTGGTGGTGGGTTATTTGTTGTGTCTATCTTATATATTGTTATGATGTGGGGAAAAATACCTGCTGAAATTCCAGCACATTTTAATGGTGCAGGAGAGGTCAATCGATGGGGTTCTAAAATCGAATTATTAATCCTTCCGTTTATAGGGATATTTTTGTGGGTGTTTTTGGGGCTACTTGAAAAGGCGCCACATATGCATAACTATCCTGCACGTCTAAATGAGAGTAACGTTGAAGCATTTTACTTAAATAGCCGAAAAATATTAAATGAAGTGAAAAATCTTTGCTTAATTTTATTTGCATTCATCTCATTTCAAACGGTTCGTATCGCTTTAGAAAAAGTAGATACATTGGGCTGGTGGTTCCTACCATGTCTACTGATTGGAACAGCTATTCAGATCATAAAAGGTTTAGTAACTTCTTCAAAAATTAAATAGTAATGTTTCCATTGCGGATGTTTAATTTTGTGTCCGATATACTTTAGTTGCAGCAAGGAGACGTCTCTAACTTTGAGACGTCTCCCTTTTTTTTATGATAAATTTAGGATACTTGAAATTGAAAGAGGTGCGAAAGACATGCAAAATAAATTTAAATTAAAGGATGGGCTCTCGCTTACAATTCTAAACCAGCCACAGGAGATGATATTAGATGGGATTTCACATTCAGGCGATGCTCCGTATGATCGTATCATTTCCTTTGTGTTTTCAGTTGATGACATGGTAACTTATTTAAACAGTACGCTCAAGGCTAATGTTTTAGCTGAGCAGGGCTATTTATTTTTCGTTTATCCGAAAAAGGGTAATAAAAAGTATGAACAGTTTATTCATCGTGATGAAATTTTCCCAGCCATTCAGGTAGATGAAGAAAAATATATTGTCGGTAGTAATTATAAATTTGCAAGTCTTATGTCTCTTGATGAGACGTTTTCCATTTTGAGCATTAAGAGAGATAGTAAGGCGCGTGGTAAGAAAAAGACCGCAAATAGTCAATGTGTTAGCGATTATGAAAGCATGGTTCCGCAATTGCGAGAACAGCTTGCAGAAAATGCAAATGATTTAGCCTTTTATGATGGACTAACACCAGGGTATCAGAAGGACTGGGCCCGCTATATTTATAGTGCGAAAAAGGAAGAAACCCAGCGAGCGCGTTTAGATGAAATGCGGGAAATTACAAGACAAGGCTTTAAGACGAAGGAGTTATACCGAAAAGCAAAGAGTGAAGAAAAAGCATAATTTATTAAAGAATAGCTTTCTTAGTATAAATGCAGCGGAGGAAGAATCTATGAGACAATAGCGATTACACGCATACCACTTATTATTACGTGTAGCGTGGGCTTCATAGCTACTTTGAAGTTGTCTACAAAGGGAGATATATTGCCTAGGGGCAAACGACACTACTTTAAAAAGTGAGGGCAAAATATGAGTACTTATATTGAACAAGTAGATGAAAAATGGCGCGATAGTTTGGCTAAGCTAGTGGAGGTAGTAGAATCTAACTTACCAGATGGATTTGAACGAACAATGAATTATGACATGTTAAGCTATGTTGTGCCGTTATCGATTTATCCGAAAGGTTATCACGTAACGGCAAATACTCCGCTGCCGTTTATTAGTCTTGCAGCTCAAAAGCGGCATATAGCTGTCTATCATATGGGCATATATGCAGATAAGGCTTTGCTTTCTTGGTTTCAAGAAGAGTATGCCAAGTGTGTACCCACAAAGCTAAATATGGGGAAAAGTTGCATTCGTTTTACGAGTACTAAAAATATCCCTTATGATTTGATTGGCGACCTTGTATCAAAAATGACACCAGCTGAATGGATTCTCAAATATGAAGGGGAGTTGAACAAATGAAAAGTGCTACAACATTTTTAATGTTTCAGGGACAAGCACACGATGCAATCGAACAATATAAACAATGGTTTACGGATTTAACAGTGGAAAACTTGACCTATATGGAAGATTCTCAGCAAGTTGCAATGGCTGTGCTCAATTTAAAAGGTCTGAAAATTATGGTGAATGATAGTGTCATTAAGCATGATTTTACGTTTACACCTGCCACATCTATTTTTGTAGAATGTGAGACACTAGAAGAAATCGGAAATCTTGCAGCACAAATATTAGAGGGTGGACAAGCATTAATGCCACTTGACAATTATGGCTTTTCTAAGCAATTTACCTGGATTGCGGATCGTTTCGGTGTTTCCTGGCAACTTACGTATAATTAAGTATAAGGAGGAGTATATATGAATAAATGGATGGAACGAGCTGTAGAGCTAGCGCTTGAAAACGTTGCGCAGAGAGGCCAGCCATTTGGAGCTATATTAGTGAAAGATGGCGAAATCATTGGCGAGGGCGTCAATGAACTACATCTCCGTCCAGACAGTACGGGGCATGCTGAGCTATTAGCCTTACGACGTGCCCAGGAAAAACTAAATTCTATCGATTTACGTGGTACGGTGATGTATGCAAGCGGTGCACCTTGCCCAATGTGCTTTGGTGCGATGGCGATGGCTGGTATAGATAAGGCCTATTTTGCCAATTCACTAGCAGATGCCATAGCGGTAGGTTTAGGTCGCTCAAGTGAGGTATACGCTGACTTACAGAAGACTGATACTGATCGAGTTTTTCAAATGATACAGTTACCAGTAGAGGATGAAGAAAAAAATCCGATGCATGTTTGGTATAAAAAGCATAATAACGATTAAGAGGAGAATAAGGTATGGCAGTAACTTTAGTGAAGCACAACATTAAATATGCAGAAGCGATGCATGCGTTATCTTCAATGCCACAGGTGAGAGATGCACTTGGGTTACCAGCCGGCAAAGTAGAAGATACGATAAATTTTATTAAACGAGAATGTATAGATGAAGAAGCAGGCAAGACTGTTCCTCGTGTTGTCTTGAACGAGGAAGGACAAGTCATCGGTGTGACGGCACTGATGTTTATAGATCATAACAAAAAAAGCTGTCATATTGGTTCATGGCTTGGTCATGAATTTTGGGGTAAGGGCTATAATCTAGAGGCAAAAAATGCAATACTAGAAATTGCGTTTTTTGAGTTAGGGCTAGAGCGAGTCTTTGCAGGAGCAAGAAAGGTTAATATTCGCTCCCAAAAGGCGCAAGAGAAAATACCATTTATCCGTCTAGGGGTAGAGCGGAATTTTCCCCAAGAACATTCTTGGTTAGAGGTAAAGGAAAAACAACCGTGTGTTTTAAATGTCTTTGAACGTGAGGATTTTGTTCGTCACTGCACCTCTCTAGAGAAGGTAGAAGAGTCACGGGAAAGCTATTTGCCACAGTTATTGATTGCGGATGAAAGTGAAGTAGCCGTTCGTCAATACATGAATGACGGTGATTTATATGAAATTAAGTGCGGTGAAAAATTAGCGGGTATTGCCTTGCTCATTGCACATTCTACAACAACCGTTGAATTAAAAAATATCGCCATCGTATCAGCGTTTCAAGGTAGAGGTATTGGTAAAGTAGCTTTGCAAAAAATTACAGCAATTAGTGCATCGCAAGGTTATAAAAACATTATTGTAGGCACGGCAAATTCCAGTATTGATAATATTGCTTTCTATCAAAAGTCTGGTTTCCGCATGGAAGCAATTGAAAAGGATTTTTTTGGTAGTTATCCAGAACCAATCTATGAAAATGGTATACGTGCCTTAGATATGATTTTATTTTCAAAGGCATTATAAATCGAGGCAAAATACTCCTCGATTTTTATTTTGTCGTGAAACCGAGCTGTGAAAAATCTACATTAGAAGAAGCGGCAGTCCTATCCTTGGAGAGGTTTTGTCATTAAGTAAAAAAGAAATACCCGCTCAACCAAAAGTTGTGACGGGTATTTCTATTTGCCGAGCAGCAAAGCCATCAATTTTTCCTTGGAATGTAAAAAATCATCGAGTGAATAGCGATCTAGCACAGCTAAATAAGCTTGTAGTGCTTCATATAGTACGCCTTTTAACTGGCATTCAGGGGCGATTTTACAGAGGTTATTTTCTTTATCAAAGCACTCCACCAAGTGAAAGTCTTCTTCGGTATGGCGCACAATTTCTCCGATTGTAACAGTCTTTGGATCAATTGCCAGACGAATACCGCCACCACGTCCGCGGATCGTTTCAATATAACCTAGCTGCCCAAGTTGGTGTGTCACCTTCATTAAATGGTTTTTTGATATATTATAGGCATCAGAAATTTCTTGGATAGTTGATAGTTGACCGTCTTCCTTCGCTCCTAAATAAATGAGTGTCCGAAGGGAGTAATCTGTGTATAAAGTTAATCGCATTAGAACACCCTACTTTCTAAAGTTCTTAAATAATTATAGCATTATCCTCTATTTCATAGTAATATGAATGCCTTTTGAAAAGATGTATTTAAAATACATTAATTATGTCTATTTTGTTAAAGATGTATTTTATATATTGCTTTAGGGGATTGAAAGCGTTATATTGTAATCACGAAAGGATGGTATGCGATATGTTAAAACAAGAAACGGTACAAATTATTAAAGCGACAGTTCCAGTATTAGAAGTTCATGGTGTAGCAATTACAAAGACGTTTTACAAAAATATGTTTCAGGCTCATCCGGAATTATTAAATATTTTTAATCACACGAATCAAGAACAAGGGCGCCAACAGACAGCGTTAGCAAACACTGTTTACGCGGCAGCTGTTCATATTGAAAATTTAGAGGCTATATTACCGGCAGTTATGTTAATCGCTCATAAACACCGTAGTTTAGGTATTTTACCAGAGCATTATCCAATTGTAGGAGAATACTTATTAAAAGCGATTAAAGAAGTTCTTGGAGATGCAGCAACAGACGATATTATTAATGCATGGGCTGAGGCGTATGGTGTGATTGCAGATATCTTCATTCAAGTAGAAGAAGAGTTATATCAAAAAGCAGCGGTAAATGGTGGGTGGCGTTTATTCAAACCATTAAAAGTAGCAAAAAAAGAAGTTGAAAGTGACCTTGTAACTTCTATTTATTTTGTGAACGAGGATGGTTCTCTGTTACCAGCGTATGAGCCAGGACAATATATTAGCCTTCGCGTGAAAGTGCCTGGGGAAGAATATTTAATGAATCGTCAATACACACTTTCACAAGCAACAGCAGAAGATGGGTATCGTATTTCTGTAAAACGTGAAAGCGATCATACACCAAACGGTAAAGTATCAAACTTCATTCATGACGTTTTACAAGTTGGTGATTTGGTAGACGTAAGTGTTCCAGCAGGTCTATTTGTTTTAGAAGAAACATCTGCACCAATCACATTTGTAAGTGGTGGTATTGGCGTAACACCATTAAATAGTATGCTTCAATCTTTAAAAGACGATGCGGCAAATGAAGTAAACTTCATTCAGTGTGCTCGCAATGAGAAAGTTGTAGCATTTAGTGATGACATTAAGGAAAAAGTAAATACCCTTCCAAATGCAACATATACCGCGTTATACTCTGATGAGGACAAGCTCATTACGAAAGAATTATTGGCTGAAAGCGTAGCGAATAATACGGATGTATATGTATGTGGCCCTTCTGGCTTTATGGAAGCGGTTATTAAAAACTTACATGAAATTGGCGTAGCAGACGAAAAAATTCATTATGAATTCTTTGGTCCAGCGATGCAATTAGCAAAATAAGAATAAAATTTCCTGTTATGAGCGTTTTCCTACGCTTGTGGCAGGTTTTTTTATTTTAGAACTTTCGAAGTGATGGATAGAGTTCTCAAAGTGATGGATAGAACGTACGGACTGATAGATATGACTTAACGAGACATGCAATAAAATATGTTGGTGCTTTCATGTTGACATTATACCTAATGGGGTATAATATAAAACTCGTAAGCAAGTTGAAAATTTGACTCGGAAGGAGACGTGCACAAGAATGGCATACGATGCAAAAGCAGCAAATCGAGTGAAGCGAATGGAAGGTCAATTGCGTGGAATCTTACGTATGATGGAAGAAGAAAAAAACTGCAAAGACGTTATTACGCAGCTATCTGCCGTGCGTTCAGCAGTTGATCGGACTATTGGCGTTATTGTCAGTGAGAATTTGCTGAATTGTGTAACGACTGCCGAAGGAGATTCAGAAAAAATGAATACGGCTATTCAAGAAGCGATGGATTTAGTCGTGAAAAGTAGATAAAATGTATATACCCTTTGCAGTATATGGTTAGGAGGATATAGCTCTTGGAAACATGGATTATCATTGCAATCGTTATTGCCTTTTTAGTTTGGAGGATGAAGCCGACGAAAGGTGTTCAATCCATATCGACGGCACAATTAAAAACTATGCTGAATGATAAGGACAAAGTGTTTGTGGATGTGCGAACACCAGCTGAATTCAAGGGACGTAATATTCCGCAATTTAAAAATATCCCACTTGGTTCTAGCTTTACCAAATTACCAAAGGACAAAGAAATTGTTGTCATTTGTCAAAGTGGCATGCGTAGTAGTCAAGCATGTAAGCAACTAAAGAAACACGGATTTGAGCGTGTAACAAATGTCCGTGGTGGCATGGGCGCTTATTAGGAGGACAATATCATGAAAGAAATTTCAGCAAAACAAGTACAACAAGCATTAGAACAAGGGCAAGTTTTAAAACTGATTGACGTACGTGAAGTAGATGAAGTGAAATCTGGGCATATCCCAGGCATCCTTCATATTCCGCTGGGCATATTGGAATTCCGTATGCATGAGTTAAATAAAAATGAACCATATATTATGGTATGTCGTTCAAGTGCCCGCAGTGGCCGAGCTACACAATATTTAGAAGATCGAGGATTTGATGTTACAAATATGATTGGCGGTATGCTTGCTTGGGAAGGCGAAGTACAGTAAGGGGTTGTATGGTAGATATTCTTAGCACCTCTCTATATTTTTTTATCTAAAACAATACCCTAATAGGTATGAGGAGGAAGTTATGGCTAGTGAGGCAGATTTTCAATTAGATGCAAAAGGGCTATCGTGTCCTATGCCTATCGTAAAAACGAAAAAGGCGATGGCTGATTTAGTAGATGGTCAAATTTTAGAAGTCTTAGCAACGGATAAGGGCTCTAAGGCGGATATTGCCGCTTGGGCAGAAACTGTAGGTCATCAATACATTGGTACGACAGAAGAGGGTGCTGTGTTAAAGCATTATATTCGTAAATGTGCTAACGATACTGTAACGGAAAAAGCGTTTGAACCGACTATTGAGTTGGCTGAAATGGTTGGAAAAAGTGGGCTTATATTAGATGTGCGTGAAGAGGTAGAGTTTGCCTTCGGTCATCTTGATGGAGCAATATCTATTCCAATGGGCGATCTTGCGGCACGTATCTCGGAGCTTGATAAGGAACAAGAGATATATGTAATTTGTCGTACAGGAAAGCGTAGCGATTTTGCAGCGCAAAAGCTTGTTGAAAATGGCTTTACTAAGGTATATAACGTACTTCCAGGTATGACAGCTTGGACGGGCGAACTAATAAAAACTATCTAATTGGAGGAATTTAATATGTCAAACAAAGTAGCAATTATTGCAAGTAATGGTGGTCTTTTTGACGCGTATAAGGTATTCAATATCGCAACAGCAGCTGCGGCTTCTGACAAAGAAGTAGCAATCTTCTTCACATTCGAAGGGTTAAATTTAATTCACAAGCAAGGTATGCACGCACTACCTATGCCTGCCGGAACAGAACATTTAGCTGAAGGCTTTGCGAAAGCGAATGTTCCTGCTATACCACAATTAGTAGAGATGGCGCAGGAATTAGGTGTGAAGTTTATCGCATGTCAAATGACAATGGATGTAATGGGTTTAACAACAAACGATTTCGTAGATGGAATTGAGGTGGGTGGCGCTGTAACGTTCCTAGAATTTGCTAAAGATGCAGCGCCGTCATTAACGTTTTAATTTTTTGGTAATAACAATAAGCGGAGAGGCATGTCCTTTCCGCTAAAAAAATCAATAAAACAATACCTCGGGGGGTAATTATAGTGTCGGTACAACGATGGAGCGCTGCAGATGTAGCAAAAAAAGTTATTCATAAAGATGAATTATTTATTTTAGATGTACGTAATGCGGATGCATTTGAGGATTGGAAAATTGACGGACATAAGTTTGAGTACCTTAATATTCCGTATTTCGAGCTATTGGATGGCGTAGAAGGAATTTTGCAGAAGATCCCGACTGACAAAGATGTATTAGTCGTTTGTGCAAAAGAGGGCTCGTCGGTGATGGTGGCTGAAATGTTAGCGGAAGCTGGGTTTACAGTTGGTTATTTAGCAGGTGGTATGAAAACGTGGAGTGAATATTTAGAGCCGATTAAAGTAGGAGATTTAACAGGCGGAGGCGAGCTTTACCAGTTCGTACGTTTAGGTAAAGGCTGCCTTTCTTATATGGTAATCTCTGAGGGTGAGGCAGCAATTATTGACGCGGTTCGTTTCACAGAGGTATTTATAAACTTTGCAAGTGAGAAAAACGTAAAAATCAAGCATGTTTTTGATACACATTTACACGCTGACCATATTTCAGGGGGACGTCATATTGCAGCTGCAACTGGTGCAATGTATTATTTACCACCGAAAGATGCAGAAGAGGTTGTATATGATTATGAGCCGTTAGTAGATGGTACCTCGGTACAAATTGGTGCATCGAAAATTGATGTAGGAGCCGTTTATTCGCCGGGTCATACAATCGGTTCAACATCGTTTGTTGTTGACGGCAAATATTTGTTGACTGGGGACATTTTATTTATAGATTCAATTGGACGCCCAGATTTAGCTGGACTTGCAGAAGACTGGGTTGGGGATTTACGTGAAACGCTTTATAAACGTTACCGTGAACTTTCGGATGAGTTAGTTGTGCTACCTGCTCACTTTATGATTATTGATGAGTTAAATGAAGATGGCACTGTGGCTAAACGTCTAGGGGAATTATTTGCTGAAAACCATGGTTTAAATATTGAAGATGAGGCAAAGTTCCGTAGCATTGTAACAAATAATTTACCGCCACAACCGAATGCCTATCAAGAAATTCGTCAAGTGAACATGGGTAAAATTACACCGGCTCAAGATGAGCAAACCGAAATGGAAATCGGGCCGAATCGCTGTGCAGTGAGGTAGTGCCTGGCACGCACACAATTCACACACAATTTGAGGTAGTGCCTGGCACGCACACAATTCGCAAACAAAAGGAGATTGACATGAATTCGAATTTACAGTTAGATGCAAAAGGTTTAGCTTGCCCTATGCCCATCGTGAAAACGAAAAAGGCAATGGACACTTTGACTTCTGGTGAAATTTTAGAAGTACAAGTAACAGATAAAGGTGCTTTAGCGGATATCCCAGCTTGGTCAAAAGTAGGAGGTCACACAATTCTGGATCAATCCGAAGATGCTGGTGTCATTACATTCTTTATTCAAAAAGCGTAACGTGGTTGGTGAGTGTTCAAGCTTGGGCACTCACCTTTCGTCTTCATTCAAATGAAGTTTCCGGCGATGTTCATTACGCTGAGGTGTAATTGATAAGAAAGAAGGAAAAATAAATGGATTTAACATGGATAATTACAATATTTTTAATCGGTTTTGTAGGTTCATATGTGTCGGGAATGCTGGGTATTGGTGGCTCGATTATTAAATATCCAATGTTATTATATATTCCACCTTTACTTGGTTTTACAGCGTTTACAGCACATGAAGTATCGGGTATTAGTGCTGTACAAGTATTCTTTGCTTCGATTGCAGGGGTGTGGGCTTACCGTAAAGGTGGCTATTTGAATAAGTCACTCATTATTTATATGGGAGCAGCTATTTTAGCCGGTAGCTTTGTCGGTAGTTATGGCTCCCAATTTTTATCGGAGACGGGTGTTAATGTCGTATATGGTATATTAGCGTTGATTGCGGCGGTAATGATGTTTATCCCGAAAAAGCAAATTGATGATAAGCCAATGAATGAGGTTAGCTTTAATAAAGGATTAGCAACAATTCTGGCTTTCATCGTGGGGGTAGGTTCAGGGATTGTTGGAGCTGCAGGTGGCTTCCTCCTCGTACCGATTATGCTTGTTGTATTAGGGATTCCAACGCGCATGAC of the Lysinibacillus fusiformis genome contains:
- a CDS encoding methyl-accepting chemotaxis protein, with product MRFTIYKKLLLGFLIVIFVLIGTIGLNFKQLNSVNSTYRDLLEEQTTKSISIQELSAIAKQEIVSMRGYLLLGDKQSLQSNKDSRNEFKQKSDDLIASLETEKSIELLEAIIKSEENVQQFADRMFSLKNDGQTEQYEKLDSTQGRLIIKQFDERVENLANYQKEFVESKITATSNEIQSIKFQMILLGAFAVVISLIIAMVMGSIISRPINGMAKAAKKIAEGDLTAEQIRIKNRDEVGDLALAFNQMAQNLKDLITNVRHNTVQVSASAAELTASADQTIQATEQITSSIQEVASGSEAQGKNATESSEAMKIMTKGIQQLAATTAAVSELTIETNTEANKGNDSLQRVITQMDTINNAVLESAIVVKSLGNHSVEIGNIISIITDIAEQTNLLALNAAIEAARAGDHGRGFAVVADEVKKLAEQSKKSAEQIAGLISEIQQDTNRAVTVMDTGTQEVQIGIKVVKVAEEGFSKIVELIERVSMQIQEATTVSEEMSSSAEQIYASFDEIATIAQMSSANLQNVASASEEQLATIEEVAASSATLSTMAEELQTQVSRFKVQKEEAI
- a CDS encoding DUF1648 domain-containing protein, giving the protein MYRPILKLPKTKYEKMWDYIGGGLFVVSILYIVMMWGKIPAEIPAHFNGAGEVNRWGSKIELLILPFIGIFLWVFLGLLEKAPHMHNYPARLNESNVEAFYLNSRKILNEVKNLCLILFAFISFQTVRIALEKVDTLGWWFLPCLLIGTAIQIIKGLVTSSKIK
- a CDS encoding YdeI/OmpD-associated family protein; this translates as MQNKFKLKDGLSLTILNQPQEMILDGISHSGDAPYDRIISFVFSVDDMVTYLNSTLKANVLAEQGYLFFVYPKKGNKKYEQFIHRDEIFPAIQVDEEKYIVGSNYKFASLMSLDETFSILSIKRDSKARGKKKTANSQCVSDYESMVPQLREQLAENANDLAFYDGLTPGYQKDWARYIYSAKKEETQRARLDEMREITRQGFKTKELYRKAKSEEKA
- a CDS encoding DUF1801 domain-containing protein, which produces MSTYIEQVDEKWRDSLAKLVEVVESNLPDGFERTMNYDMLSYVVPLSIYPKGYHVTANTPLPFISLAAQKRHIAVYHMGIYADKALLSWFQEEYAKCVPTKLNMGKSCIRFTSTKNIPYDLIGDLVSKMTPAEWILKYEGELNK
- a CDS encoding VOC family protein yields the protein MKSATTFLMFQGQAHDAIEQYKQWFTDLTVENLTYMEDSQQVAMAVLNLKGLKIMVNDSVIKHDFTFTPATSIFVECETLEEIGNLAAQILEGGQALMPLDNYGFSKQFTWIADRFGVSWQLTYN
- a CDS encoding nucleoside deaminase, translated to MNKWMERAVELALENVAQRGQPFGAILVKDGEIIGEGVNELHLRPDSTGHAELLALRRAQEKLNSIDLRGTVMYASGAPCPMCFGAMAMAGIDKAYFANSLADAIAVGLGRSSEVYADLQKTDTDRVFQMIQLPVEDEEKNPMHVWYKKHNND
- a CDS encoding GNAT family N-acetyltransferase: MAVTLVKHNIKYAEAMHALSSMPQVRDALGLPAGKVEDTINFIKRECIDEEAGKTVPRVVLNEEGQVIGVTALMFIDHNKKSCHIGSWLGHEFWGKGYNLEAKNAILEIAFFELGLERVFAGARKVNIRSQKAQEKIPFIRLGVERNFPQEHSWLEVKEKQPCVLNVFEREDFVRHCTSLEKVEESRESYLPQLLIADESEVAVRQYMNDGDLYEIKCGEKLAGIALLIAHSTTTVELKNIAIVSAFQGRGIGKVALQKITAISASQGYKNIIVGTANSSIDNIAFYQKSGFRMEAIEKDFFGSYPEPIYENGIRALDMILFSKAL
- a CDS encoding Rrf2 family transcriptional regulator produces the protein MRLTLYTDYSLRTLIYLGAKEDGQLSTIQEISDAYNISKNHLMKVTHQLGQLGYIETIRGRGGGIRLAIDPKTVTIGEIVRHTEEDFHLVECFDKENNLCKIAPECQLKGVLYEALQAYLAVLDRYSLDDFLHSKEKLMALLLGK
- the hmpA gene encoding NO-inducible flavohemoprotein; this translates as MLKQETVQIIKATVPVLEVHGVAITKTFYKNMFQAHPELLNIFNHTNQEQGRQQTALANTVYAAAVHIENLEAILPAVMLIAHKHRSLGILPEHYPIVGEYLLKAIKEVLGDAATDDIINAWAEAYGVIADIFIQVEEELYQKAAVNGGWRLFKPLKVAKKEVESDLVTSIYFVNEDGSLLPAYEPGQYISLRVKVPGEEYLMNRQYTLSQATAEDGYRISVKRESDHTPNGKVSNFIHDVLQVGDLVDVSVPAGLFVLEETSAPITFVSGGIGVTPLNSMLQSLKDDAANEVNFIQCARNEKVVAFSDDIKEKVNTLPNATYTALYSDEDKLITKELLAESVANNTDVYVCGPSGFMEAVIKNLHEIGVADEKIHYEFFGPAMQLAK
- a CDS encoding metal-sensitive transcriptional regulator, coding for MAYDAKAANRVKRMEGQLRGILRMMEEEKNCKDVITQLSAVRSAVDRTIGVIVSENLLNCVTTAEGDSEKMNTAIQEAMDLVVKSR
- a CDS encoding rhodanese-like domain-containing protein; translation: METWIIIAIVIAFLVWRMKPTKGVQSISTAQLKTMLNDKDKVFVDVRTPAEFKGRNIPQFKNIPLGSSFTKLPKDKEIVVICQSGMRSSQACKQLKKHGFERVTNVRGGMGAY
- a CDS encoding rhodanese-like domain-containing protein, translating into MKEISAKQVQQALEQGQVLKLIDVREVDEVKSGHIPGILHIPLGILEFRMHELNKNEPYIMVCRSSARSGRATQYLEDRGFDVTNMIGGMLAWEGEVQ
- a CDS encoding sulfurtransferase TusA family protein; its protein translation is MASEADFQLDAKGLSCPMPIVKTKKAMADLVDGQILEVLATDKGSKADIAAWAETVGHQYIGTTEEGAVLKHYIRKCANDTVTEKAFEPTIELAEMVGKSGLILDVREEVEFAFGHLDGAISIPMGDLAARISELDKEQEIYVICRTGKRSDFAAQKLVENGFTKVYNVLPGMTAWTGELIKTI